The stretch of DNA TGCTCAAGTACGTCAAGAAGCAGGTGCCGCCCGTCACCGTGGCGCACACCAGGTTCGCCGCGGCCATGAAGGCCGGGAAAGCCGCCGTGGGCCGCGCCGACGTGCGGCGCTACGTGGCGGACGTGGGGCTCGACACCGTGGCGGCGCTGCAGTACACGGGCGGCACCACGGGCGTCTCCAAGGGCGCCATGCTCTCGCACGGCAACCTGCTGGCGAACACCATGCAGCTCGAGGAGGTGAGCCGGAACTTCCTGCGCCGCGGCCAGGAGACGGTGCTCACGGCGCTGCCGCTGTACCACATCTTCGCGCTCACGGTGAACTTCCTCCTCTTCTACGCCATCGGCGGGCGCGACGTGCTGGTGCCCTCGCCGCGGCCGGTGAGCAACTTGAAGGCGGCGTGGGAGAAGATGCCGATCACCTGGTTCACCGGCGTCAACACCCTGTACAACGCGCTGGCCGGCGAAGACTGGTTCAAGCAGAGCCCGCCGAAGGAGCTGGTGGCCTCGCTGGCGGGGGGGATGGCGCTGCACTCCGCGGTGGCGAAGCGGTGGCAGGAGGTGACGGGCACGCCCGTGGTGGAGGGGTACGGCCTCACCGAGACCTCGCCGGTGGCCACCTTCAACCCGATCGGCGGGCTGGTGAAGGACGGCACCATCGGCGTCCCCCTGCCGTCGACCGACCTGCGCTGCGTGGACGAGGACGGCAGCCCGGTACCCAACGGCGAGCCGGGCGAGATCGCCATCAAGGGCCCGCAGGTGATGCTCGGCTACTGGCAGCGCCCCGACGAGACGGCCAAGGTGCTGAAGGACGGGTGGCTGCGCACGGGCGACATCGCCGTGATGGACGAGGACGGCTACTTCCGGATCGTGGACCGCAAGAAGGACATGATCCTGGTGAGCGGCTTCAACGTCTACCCGAACGAGGTGGAGGAGGCCATCGCCCGGCACCCCGGCGTGCGCGAGGTGGGGGTGATCGGCGTCCCCGACGAGAAGAGCGGCGAGACGGTGCTGGCGTTCGTGGTGAAGAAGGACCCCGCGCTCACCGAGCAGGACGTGATCGCCCACGCCCGCGAGCACCTGACGCCCTACAAGGTCCCGCGCCGCGTGGAGTTCCGCGACGACCTGCCCAAGACCCCCATCGGCAAGATCCTGCGCAAGGACCTGCGCACCCAGCTCGGCTCGGCCGCGAAGCCGGTGGAGCAGGCGACGGTGTAGCCCCGGAACGACTCGACAGGTCCGGACGAGCGAACCCGAATCATCGCACGCAGAGCAGCAGAGTCAGCAGAGACTTCGTTGTTCTCTGCTGACTCTGCTGCTCTGCGTGAGACATTCGGTTCAAATTCGCATCCGGACGAATCTCGGCGATTCATGATCAGCTCGGCTGCTGGCCCTCCTCCAGCTTGAACCAGATCTTGACGCTCACCTGGTACTGCTGGATCTCGCCGCCGGCGATGTAGCCGCGCTGCTCGACCACCTCCATCCACTCCAGGTTCCGGATCGTCTCCGCCGCGCGCTTCACGGCGAGCCGCGCCGCGTCGTCGAAGCTCGTGTCGGAGACGCCCACCATCTCGATGGACTTGAAGACCGTGCTCATCATCCCCTCCTCCCCCTGGGTGGATCAACAGTTCGCGTTACGGCGGGATATCCTTGTAACTATCTGCTCGCCGCAGGCGAAGGGTGGTTACGGATAATCTGAACCAACGCTCTCAGGGCGTCGTTCACCGATCTGGAGTCGCGGAAGACCTCAGCGACGTCGGGATCGAGGACGATCACGTTGGTTCCTTCTGCGTAGCGGGCGGCATAGTTCGCCCGAGTCGCTCCGGAGAAGTCGTACTCCGGGAGCAGGTCGTCATCGGAATCGGGATTCTTCATAAGCTTTTCGCTCACTGCGCGTGGCCAGGCGTGCACTGATGATGCGCACCGAGCCCGTTCGCTCGGTATGCGCGACGACCAAGAGCCGGTAGCGGTGCGATAAAC from Longimicrobium sp. encodes:
- a CDS encoding AMP-binding protein, producing the protein MTDRPWTAHYVEGTRPEIDAIPYRNLADMGRQVAAKYADRIAFTQVMPNGMNASLTFAEVDRLSDEFAAYLREVAGLAEGDRVAVQLPNCLVYPVVAFGVWKAGCVLANTNPLYTPSEMTHQFSDAGAKVLVILDMFADRLPQVLPKTPELKTVVVASIAEFFPAARKALVGIVLKYVKKQVPPVTVAHTRFAAAMKAGKAAVGRADVRRYVADVGLDTVAALQYTGGTTGVSKGAMLSHGNLLANTMQLEEVSRNFLRRGQETVLTALPLYHIFALTVNFLLFYAIGGRDVLVPSPRPVSNLKAAWEKMPITWFTGVNTLYNALAGEDWFKQSPPKELVASLAGGMALHSAVAKRWQEVTGTPVVEGYGLTETSPVATFNPIGGLVKDGTIGVPLPSTDLRCVDEDGSPVPNGEPGEIAIKGPQVMLGYWQRPDETAKVLKDGWLRTGDIAVMDEDGYFRIVDRKKDMILVSGFNVYPNEVEEAIARHPGVREVGVIGVPDEKSGETVLAFVVKKDPALTEQDVIAHAREHLTPYKVPRRVEFRDDLPKTPIGKILRKDLRTQLGSAAKPVEQATV
- a CDS encoding dodecin — protein: MMSTVFKSIEMVGVSDTSFDDAARLAVKRAAETIRNLEWMEVVEQRGYIAGGEIQQYQVSVKIWFKLEEGQQPS